One genomic region from Kamptonema formosum PCC 6407 encodes:
- the metK gene encoding methionine adenosyltransferase, with protein sequence MSRRYLFTSESVTEGHPDKICDQISDTILDALLTEDPKSRVAAEVVVNTGLVLITGEITTKAQVNYIELARKKIADIGYVDADNGFSANSCSVLVALDTQSPDIAQGVNTAHESREEASEEELDAIGAGDQGLMFGFACNETPELMPLPISLAHRICRQLAAVRKTGQLSYLRPDGKSQVTVAYEDGKPVGIDTILISTQHTAAIADIVDPAAVQAKIKEDLWAVVVQPVFADISVKPDANTRLLVNPTGKFVVGGPQGDSGLTGRKIIVDTYGGYSRHGGGAFSGKDPTKVDRSAAYAARYVAKNIVAAGLASKCEVQLSYAIGVARPVSMMIETFGTGTVDDDRLLEAVKKLFELRPAGIIQAFNLQRIAAERGGRFYQDVAAYGHLGRTDLDLPWEQTDKAVLLKEALSQVSAVAG encoded by the coding sequence TTGTCTCGCCGCTACCTGTTTACTTCTGAATCTGTTACCGAAGGCCATCCCGATAAAATCTGCGATCAAATTTCAGATACCATCTTAGATGCCTTATTGACCGAAGACCCTAAAAGCCGCGTTGCTGCCGAAGTTGTCGTCAACACAGGCTTAGTGCTGATTACGGGCGAAATTACGACCAAAGCCCAAGTAAATTACATAGAATTGGCCCGCAAGAAAATCGCTGATATTGGCTATGTCGATGCCGACAATGGTTTTTCGGCTAATAGCTGTTCGGTGCTAGTGGCCCTAGATACCCAATCTCCCGATATTGCCCAGGGTGTGAACACGGCCCACGAAAGTCGGGAGGAAGCTAGCGAAGAGGAATTAGATGCGATCGGTGCCGGCGACCAAGGTTTGATGTTTGGCTTCGCCTGCAATGAAACGCCGGAACTGATGCCTTTGCCGATTAGTTTAGCGCACCGGATTTGCCGCCAATTGGCTGCGGTGCGGAAAACTGGTCAGTTGTCCTACCTGCGGCCGGATGGCAAAAGCCAAGTTACTGTGGCTTATGAAGACGGCAAGCCGGTGGGAATTGATACGATTTTGATTTCTACGCAACACACGGCTGCGATCGCAGACATTGTTGACCCTGCGGCCGTGCAAGCGAAAATTAAGGAAGACCTTTGGGCTGTAGTGGTGCAGCCAGTGTTTGCAGATATTAGCGTTAAGCCTGATGCCAATACTCGCTTGCTGGTTAACCCTACTGGCAAATTTGTGGTGGGTGGGCCCCAGGGAGATTCTGGACTGACGGGACGCAAAATTATTGTGGATACCTACGGCGGCTATTCCCGTCATGGTGGTGGCGCTTTTTCAGGAAAAGACCCCACCAAAGTAGACCGGAGTGCGGCTTATGCGGCTCGTTATGTGGCGAAGAATATTGTCGCGGCTGGGTTGGCCTCTAAGTGTGAAGTGCAGTTGAGTTATGCGATCGGGGTGGCTCGTCCTGTGAGCATGATGATTGAAACTTTTGGCACTGGTACGGTGGATGACGATCGCTTGTTGGAGGCGGTGAAAAAGCTTTTTGAACTGCGTCCGGCGGGAATTATCCAAGCGTTTAATTTGCAGAGGATTGCTGCTGAACGTGGCGGCCGTTTCTATCAAGATGTGGCAGCTTATGGTCATTTGGGCCGTACCGATTTAGATTTACCTTGGGAGCAAACTGATAAGGCGGTGCTCTTGAAGGAAGCTTTGAGTCAGGTTTCGGCAGTGGCTGGTTAG
- a CDS encoding efflux RND transporter periplasmic adaptor subunit has product MKYKEKNSFKTGVKWLLWSSFLTLGIGGGLFAYGLYQNRPPEPVEVRLLPVKIGNIEDTINESGTIEFGNQQTLKSPLDVTVDEVLVQIGQSVTSGQSLIALRNPARETILGKQELAIQKEKLTLENLRQKLLEAQTKLSMAKETLQYYRSVRNDELLAIQKQELTLANNRKKVIEAEENLAASERKLIDLKALLDKGYIAENEVRSQEDQIRIAKANLRDAQFQINTDLLELKSLKIKRRDKEQELEEKAIAAESEVRQAQLEVSTNSRNLQTSLLDYREKEEELKNNIVTAPIDGKVLDIKVKNGDGVARGTELLILGDPSQELVKLQLSTLNAAKVRPNQSVRISIIGPNSKQFLGRVESLFILAGSGDNNSSNNRSNQGGQATVPATVRLDIPSGTLIPGSQVNVEIILQQRQKVVVLDTEVIVRSESQPFVWIRDSQGKAQKRPIKLGLEGLTQVEVASGLRPGDSVALPPPETSLKPGTPIQEEKTTKKDKKEEKTEGEDEE; this is encoded by the coding sequence GTGAAGTATAAGGAAAAAAATAGCTTCAAAACTGGAGTCAAATGGCTACTGTGGTCTAGTTTTCTGACTCTAGGTATTGGCGGCGGATTATTCGCCTACGGCTTATATCAAAATCGACCTCCCGAACCTGTAGAAGTGCGCTTGCTCCCCGTCAAAATTGGCAATATTGAAGATACTATTAACGAAAGTGGTACTATTGAATTTGGCAATCAACAAACTCTAAAATCCCCTCTTGACGTTACCGTTGATGAAGTGTTAGTACAAATAGGGCAAAGCGTTACATCTGGTCAAAGCTTGATCGCGCTTCGCAATCCCGCAAGAGAAACAATACTTGGCAAGCAAGAGTTAGCAATTCAGAAAGAAAAACTCACCTTAGAAAATTTACGCCAAAAACTCTTAGAAGCCCAAACAAAGCTAAGTATGGCTAAAGAAACACTTCAATATTATAGATCCGTGCGAAATGACGAATTGCTGGCTATTCAAAAACAAGAACTTACCTTAGCCAATAATCGCAAAAAAGTTATTGAAGCTGAGGAAAATTTGGCTGCGTCTGAGCGAAAACTCATCGATCTGAAAGCATTACTTGACAAGGGTTATATTGCTGAAAATGAAGTGCGATCGCAAGAAGATCAAATTCGCATTGCTAAAGCCAACCTACGAGATGCACAGTTTCAAATTAACACGGATCTACTCGAACTCAAAAGTCTGAAAATTAAGCGAAGAGACAAAGAGCAAGAACTTGAGGAAAAAGCGATCGCTGCTGAGTCAGAAGTGCGACAAGCTCAGTTAGAAGTTAGCACAAATAGCCGCAATCTCCAAACTTCTCTGCTGGATTATCGAGAAAAAGAAGAAGAGCTAAAAAACAATATTGTAACTGCACCTATTGATGGTAAGGTACTTGATATCAAGGTTAAAAATGGTGACGGAGTAGCGCGGGGAACTGAACTTTTGATATTAGGCGATCCATCACAAGAACTGGTAAAACTACAGCTTTCTACACTCAATGCTGCTAAAGTCAGACCGAATCAATCCGTCCGCATCAGCATTATCGGCCCCAATTCTAAGCAATTTTTAGGAAGGGTAGAAAGCTTGTTTATTCTAGCGGGTAGCGGTGATAATAATAGTAGCAATAATCGCTCTAATCAAGGCGGTCAAGCAACAGTTCCAGCAACAGTAAGACTGGATATTCCCAGCGGTACTTTAATTCCCGGAAGTCAAGTAAATGTAGAGATAATTTTGCAGCAACGCCAGAAGGTAGTAGTTTTAGATACAGAGGTAATTGTGCGATCGGAGTCTCAGCCTTTCGTGTGGATTCGTGACAGTCAAGGTAAAGCTCAGAAACGACCAATTAAATTAGGTTTAGAAGGATTAACGCAGGTAGAAGTAGCTTCCGGTTTGCGGCCAGGTGATAGTGTTGCGCTCCCTCCTCCTGAAACTTCCTTAAAGCCAGGAACTCCTATTCAAGAAGAGAAAACAACTAAAAAGGATAAAAAGGAAGAAAAAACAGAGGGCGAAGATGAGGAATAA
- a CDS encoding ABC transporter permease, with translation MSLSPVDLLRLTCLSLSGNLLRSALTTVGVFMGVAAVSATLQVGNISRAVITDQLAKREAPQLQIYVWSSLGLKLEDMNFVRQRLKGVQAISASNWFGFNEGKVIFQDEEAEPSMTAVSQDHLLTSGVKLMAGRFFSPNDFTNYRPVVVIDEVLATKLFKGGMKSVGQRIYADRRPYIVVGVIESKQGISGEPKGEMLVSMSLYKAMTGSQRIQSISVRPYNLKDIKEMEKQAKKVLKQRFPEGDVYVWNNVRKILEQQETLELASRGLLAVGVISLLVGGVGIANITIAAVTERTPEIGLRRAIGATQHDIMLQFILEAVILSLVGGIAAIVMVHGLTTVVADVFKLPYKFDSNTAALALGSALAVGVGAGFLPALRASQLDPVKALRQG, from the coding sequence ATGAGCCTTTCTCCTGTTGACCTTCTCCGCCTTACCTGCCTTTCCCTAAGCGGCAATCTTTTACGGTCTGCCTTAACTACAGTTGGAGTTTTCATGGGCGTAGCTGCTGTCAGTGCAACGCTTCAAGTTGGCAACATTAGCCGCGCCGTAATTACCGATCAGTTAGCTAAACGAGAAGCGCCTCAACTTCAAATCTATGTGTGGAGTAGCTTAGGTTTAAAGTTAGAAGATATGAACTTTGTCCGCCAGCGCCTGAAAGGAGTTCAGGCGATTAGCGCCTCAAATTGGTTTGGTTTTAATGAAGGAAAAGTTATATTTCAAGATGAAGAAGCGGAACCCAGTATGACCGCTGTTTCTCAAGATCATTTACTGACATCTGGGGTAAAACTAATGGCAGGGCGTTTTTTTTCTCCTAACGATTTTACTAACTATCGACCTGTTGTAGTAATTGATGAAGTGCTGGCAACAAAACTTTTTAAAGGTGGTATGAAATCTGTAGGTCAACGCATTTATGCTGACCGTAGACCTTACATTGTTGTTGGCGTAATAGAGAGCAAGCAAGGCATTTCTGGCGAACCAAAAGGTGAAATGTTGGTATCAATGTCGCTTTACAAAGCGATGACAGGTAGCCAGAGGATTCAGTCAATTTCGGTGCGACCTTACAATCTTAAAGATATTAAAGAGATGGAAAAGCAGGCAAAAAAGGTTTTAAAGCAGCGCTTTCCAGAAGGAGATGTTTATGTTTGGAATAATGTTAGAAAAATTTTGGAGCAGCAAGAAACTCTGGAACTTGCTTCACGGGGATTGTTGGCAGTGGGGGTAATTTCGCTGCTGGTGGGAGGAGTTGGCATTGCTAATATTACCATCGCCGCTGTGACAGAACGTACCCCAGAAATTGGTTTGAGGCGGGCAATTGGTGCTACTCAACATGATATAATGTTACAGTTTATTTTAGAAGCAGTTATTCTCAGCTTAGTTGGGGGAATTGCTGCTATTGTAATGGTACATGGGTTGACAACCGTTGTTGCTGATGTTTTTAAGTTACCTTATAAATTTGATAGCAATACAGCAGCTTTGGCTTTAGGATCTGCATTAGCAGTGGGTGTAGGAGCTGGATTTCTCCCAGCTCTACGAGCTAGTCAACTCGATCCTGTGAAAGCACTACGTCAAGGGTAG
- a CDS encoding TolC family protein codes for MTEQQDKDDLQKNDSPPRYEIPWIFRLSLIMLVTCGVLGILAVAFKSSSTVKSDVSSKSGSVPKFLPLPTTKSSPSIQNIPPNQTIIKPQNQRERVTVNQGTAIAQSQGENPTSKIKQPSIPNSQSPSPDSQVLTTSTITQNSPVQPESIVISEVIPSPEKTAEPTPENSPRPTIQQQSIEDEPGVELTLSEVVFLGLENNRDIKNQYLERIAQKQDLAVAEGQFVPIFTPQVSVSALRLRSGESAATGEVDLSAKVSVKIPSGGEIGFSWAAQRQRQDANGFSINSDGSLSQNLQLSFNQPLLRGAGVAVNRAPIEIARLSEKINILTLRSTLIDTITLAILSYRELIKAQEQVKISQSSLQIARQQLEINQALIEAGRLAKVEIFTSEKAVLASEEQLKRARLALLQILDLDRNLNIIALEVAPQEEKPLDFNNIIKLALSNSPDYLRAQLNREIAKYSLLVAENNRKWNLGVNASYNNNASNFSDSNSDVRAGLVLTHEFGNRRIEQEFQRSRVNLLKAENDLKERNQKLEVDVRNAIRDVNLNLRQVELAQRSRELAERQLEIEQDKRRLGVGSSRSIDIVTFQNALIDARNAELNARINYLNALTNLDRIIGTTLETWQVMIENK; via the coding sequence ATGACTGAGCAGCAGGACAAAGATGATCTCCAAAAGAACGATTCCCCTCCTCGCTACGAGATTCCTTGGATATTTCGTTTGAGTCTAATTATGCTTGTAACTTGTGGGGTATTGGGGATACTTGCTGTTGCTTTTAAGTCTAGTTCAACAGTTAAAAGTGATGTTAGCTCTAAATCTGGGAGCGTGCCTAAATTCTTGCCACTTCCCACGACAAAATCTTCTCCATCTATCCAAAATATACCGCCAAATCAGACAATAATCAAACCCCAAAATCAGAGAGAAAGGGTAACGGTAAATCAGGGAACAGCGATCGCTCAATCTCAAGGCGAAAATCCCACAAGTAAAATCAAACAGCCATCAATTCCTAATTCCCAATCCCCAAGTCCAGATTCCCAAGTCTTAACAACTTCTACTATCACTCAAAACTCTCCAGTTCAACCCGAATCAATAGTAATTTCTGAAGTCATACCAAGTCCAGAAAAAACAGCAGAGCCAACACCTGAAAACAGCCCAAGACCAACTATTCAACAGCAATCAATAGAAGATGAACCAGGAGTTGAGCTGACACTATCGGAAGTGGTATTTTTAGGTTTAGAAAACAATAGAGACATCAAAAATCAATACCTAGAACGTATAGCACAAAAACAAGATTTAGCCGTAGCAGAAGGTCAATTTGTACCTATTTTTACACCGCAAGTATCAGTGTCAGCACTTCGTTTGAGAAGTGGCGAAAGTGCTGCTACTGGCGAAGTTGATTTATCAGCAAAGGTTTCTGTTAAAATTCCTAGTGGAGGAGAGATCGGCTTTTCATGGGCGGCTCAAAGACAAAGGCAAGATGCGAATGGTTTTAGCATTAATAGCGATGGCTCCTTGAGCCAAAATTTACAACTAAGTTTCAATCAACCTCTTTTAAGAGGAGCAGGAGTTGCTGTTAATAGAGCACCTATTGAGATTGCTCGCCTTAGTGAAAAAATCAATATTTTAACTTTAAGATCGACGCTAATTGATACAATTACCTTGGCAATCTTATCCTATAGAGAGCTAATTAAAGCTCAAGAACAAGTTAAAATTTCGCAAAGTTCTCTGCAAATTGCTCGTCAGCAATTAGAGATTAATCAAGCTTTAATTGAGGCAGGAAGACTAGCAAAAGTTGAAATCTTTACAAGTGAAAAAGCTGTATTAGCTAGTGAAGAGCAATTGAAGAGAGCAAGATTAGCACTGCTCCAAATTCTAGACTTAGATCGCAATCTGAATATTATTGCATTAGAAGTTGCTCCCCAGGAAGAAAAGCCTCTAGATTTTAATAATATTATAAAATTAGCTCTGTCAAATAGTCCTGATTATTTACGGGCACAACTTAACCGGGAGATCGCTAAATATAGTTTATTGGTAGCGGAAAATAATCGAAAATGGAATTTGGGCGTGAATGCAAGTTATAATAATAATGCTAGTAATTTTTCAGACAGCAACTCTGATGTGAGGGCGGGTTTGGTTTTGACTCATGAATTTGGAAATAGGAGAATAGAGCAAGAGTTTCAGCGCAGTCGTGTTAACCTATTGAAAGCTGAAAATGATTTAAAGGAGCGAAATCAAAAGCTAGAAGTAGATGTAAGAAATGCAATTAGAGATGTAAATTTGAATCTGAGACAAGTGGAACTAGCACAGAGGTCAAGGGAGTTAGCGGAGCGGCAATTAGAAATAGAGCAAGATAAAAGAAGATTGGGGGTGGGTAGTTCTCGGAGTATTGATATTGTGACTTTTCAGAATGCTTTAATAGATGCTAGAAATGCGGAACTTAATGCTAGAATTAACTATCTAAATGCTTTGACAAATCTTGATAGAATAATAGGTACTACTTTGGAAACTTGGCAGGTTATGATTGAAAATAAATGA
- a CDS encoding RluA family pseudouridine synthase, with translation MKSESSIFIQVEDIGKPTESKLSQRLDLWLSNELPDLSRSRIQNLILQGNVTVNDLICKSKKENVKNGDRIHIAIPDAEPLDLKPEAIPLDILYEDESLIIINKPAGLVVHPAAGHPGGTLVNALLAHCPLAEIGGVLRPGIVHRLDKDTSGAIVVAKTDFAHQHLQAQLKAKTARREYLGVVYGTLKTENGTIDLPIGRHSVDRKKMAVVTIEKGGRSAVTHWQIQERLGNYTLIHFQLETGRTHQIRVHAAQIGHPIVGDPVYSSNHDIGVNLTGQALHAWRLKLQHPVSGELIEAIAPLPAQFNTLLEVLRRRAGV, from the coding sequence ATGAAAAGTGAATCGTCAATTTTTATCCAAGTTGAAGATATTGGAAAGCCTACAGAATCAAAACTTAGCCAGCGTTTAGACCTTTGGCTTTCCAATGAGTTACCAGATTTATCGCGATCGCGCATCCAAAACCTGATACTACAAGGCAATGTTACAGTCAACGATCTCATCTGTAAATCCAAAAAAGAAAATGTAAAAAATGGCGATCGCATTCACATCGCTATTCCTGACGCTGAACCCTTAGATTTGAAGCCAGAAGCTATTCCTCTAGATATTCTCTACGAAGACGAATCCCTAATTATCATTAACAAACCTGCTGGTTTAGTCGTTCATCCCGCCGCTGGACATCCAGGGGGAACCTTAGTAAATGCGCTTTTGGCTCATTGTCCCTTAGCAGAAATTGGGGGAGTTTTACGGCCGGGAATTGTGCATAGATTAGATAAAGATACCAGTGGGGCGATTGTAGTTGCAAAAACTGATTTTGCTCACCAACATTTACAAGCTCAATTAAAGGCTAAAACTGCCAGACGCGAATATTTAGGTGTTGTTTATGGCACACTAAAAACCGAAAATGGTACAATAGATTTACCCATTGGACGACATTCTGTAGACCGCAAAAAAATGGCTGTAGTCACTATAGAAAAAGGCGGTCGTTCTGCTGTTACTCACTGGCAAATTCAAGAAAGATTGGGTAATTATACGTTGATACACTTCCAGTTAGAAACTGGTCGTACTCATCAAATTCGCGTACACGCGGCCCAAATAGGGCATCCTATTGTTGGCGATCCAGTTTACAGTTCAAATCATGATATTGGTGTAAATTTGACAGGACAAGCACTACACGCATGGCGATTAAAGTTACAGCATCCAGTTTCGGGTGAATTGATAGAAGCGATCGCACCTTTACCCGCTCAATTTAATACTCTTTTAGAGGTTTTGCGGCGGCGTGCGGGAGTATAG
- a CDS encoding HEPN domain-containing protein, with protein sequence MNRRDLKNLALTRLKEVEVLLNNRQYSGAYYLSGYVIECTLKACIAKQTHKFDFPDKKNVIDSYTHDLEKLVKVAKLDTQLKSALNDPNFSSRWLEVKDWSEESRYQKHNRQKALDIYSAITDPNHGVLQWVQQHW encoded by the coding sequence TTGAATAGGCGAGATTTAAAGAACCTAGCACTAACTCGGCTTAAAGAAGTAGAAGTGCTGCTCAACAATCGTCAATACTCTGGCGCTTACTATCTCAGCGGTTATGTCATTGAATGTACCCTAAAGGCTTGCATTGCCAAACAAACTCATAAATTTGATTTTCCCGACAAGAAAAATGTTATTGATAGTTACACCCACGATTTAGAAAAGCTCGTTAAAGTTGCTAAACTTGATACACAATTAAAGTCTGCCCTAAACGATCCAAATTTTTCATCTCGATGGTTAGAGGTCAAAGATTGGTCAGAAGAAAGCCGTTACCAAAAACATAACCGACAAAAAGCCCTCGATATTTACTCAGCAATTACTGACCCCAATCACGGAGTTTTACAATGGGTACAGCAACATTGGTAA
- a CDS encoding transglycosylase domain-containing protein produces MTPPQPPRKPQTILGAITQVVQTIANVNFKQLALKPNAKVPELWVQDAGAPDPEKFPLLGDRYLLGRSSKSCDIVIRNPVVSQVHLSLSRDSVKRSPFVLRDEDSTNGIYRGKRRIKSISLRHGDIFTLGPPELAAAVTIQYVNPPAWYVKAFRYGFYGFTGLTAIAATLVGIEWTKFNVRPMPRTVTGPVIVYARDGQTPLRPPNNSAHLELKRLRDFSPYLPKAVIASEDSRYYWHLGVDPLGILRAVLTNVRGGTIREGASTITQQLARSLFRDYVGTQDSAGRKLREAVVALKMETFYSKNELLKTYLNRVFLGIDLYGFEDAARFYFGKSAKDLSLSEAATLVGILPAPNSFNPIQNYQLAVEYRDRVLERMRAMGMISQDEADRARRSRIEINPKAREFLQSTIAPYFYSYIFSELEFLLGEQLAREGNFIVETGLNPTIQKAAENSLRDSVNNSGAAAGFSQGAVVTLNSSTGEILALAGGVDYLQSQFNRATQALRQPGSTFKIFTYTAAIEQGISPSKVYSCAPLSWGGQTFNGCERSGGSTDMYRGLAQSENAIALRVAQDVGLDNVVQMARRLGIKSKLNSVPGLVLGQSEVNVLEMTGAFGVLANRGIANRPHAIKRIIDSSDCKEQDNVDSCRVIYEYQNDPARNQEVLSAQVADTMTGLLQGAVEGGTGRSAFLGLGEAGKTGTTNDNVDLWFIGYIPSQELVTGVWLGNDDNTPTAGGSANAAQLWGDYMEKVVR; encoded by the coding sequence ATGACACCACCCCAGCCGCCTCGGAAACCTCAAACCATCTTGGGTGCGATTACCCAAGTAGTCCAGACGATCGCCAATGTTAATTTTAAGCAGTTGGCGCTTAAACCTAATGCTAAAGTACCTGAGCTCTGGGTTCAGGATGCGGGCGCACCCGATCCGGAAAAATTTCCGTTATTAGGCGATCGCTACTTATTGGGCAGATCTTCCAAATCCTGCGATATTGTGATTCGCAATCCCGTAGTCAGTCAGGTTCACCTCTCTTTGTCGCGGGACTCTGTGAAGCGATCGCCCTTCGTGCTCCGAGATGAAGACTCCACCAATGGTATCTATCGCGGTAAACGCCGAATTAAAAGCATTTCCCTCCGTCACGGCGATATCTTCACCTTGGGGCCGCCAGAATTAGCCGCCGCCGTGACAATTCAGTACGTAAACCCGCCTGCGTGGTACGTCAAAGCTTTCCGCTACGGTTTTTATGGCTTTACGGGACTAACTGCGATCGCGGCGACATTGGTAGGTATCGAGTGGACAAAATTCAATGTTAGACCAATGCCAAGGACTGTCACCGGGCCTGTAATCGTCTACGCCCGCGATGGACAAACACCCCTGCGGCCGCCGAATAACAGCGCTCACTTAGAATTAAAGCGATTACGAGACTTTTCGCCTTATTTGCCAAAAGCAGTAATTGCCTCTGAAGATTCGCGCTATTACTGGCATTTGGGTGTCGATCCGTTAGGGATTTTACGAGCTGTATTGACAAATGTCCGGGGTGGTACGATTCGCGAAGGTGCGAGTACGATCACGCAGCAATTAGCTAGGAGTTTATTTCGAGATTATGTAGGCACTCAAGATTCCGCCGGCCGCAAATTACGGGAAGCCGTAGTCGCACTGAAAATGGAGACATTTTACAGTAAAAATGAGCTGCTAAAGACTTATTTAAACCGCGTGTTTTTGGGTATTGACCTTTACGGGTTTGAGGATGCGGCTCGATTTTATTTTGGTAAGTCGGCGAAGGACTTAAGCTTGTCAGAGGCGGCGACGCTGGTGGGGATTTTGCCTGCGCCGAATAGTTTTAATCCGATTCAGAATTATCAATTGGCGGTGGAGTATCGCGATCGCGTGTTGGAAAGGATGCGGGCAATGGGAATGATTTCCCAGGATGAAGCGGATCGGGCGAGGCGATCGCGCATTGAAATTAACCCGAAGGCGCGAGAATTTCTCCAAAGTACGATCGCGCCTTATTTCTACAGTTATATTTTTAGCGAATTGGAGTTTTTATTAGGGGAACAGTTAGCCAGAGAAGGCAATTTTATTGTCGAAACAGGTTTAAATCCCACCATCCAAAAAGCTGCTGAAAATTCCCTCCGAGATAGCGTGAATAATTCAGGAGCCGCAGCGGGATTTTCTCAAGGTGCAGTCGTTACTCTTAACTCTAGCACAGGGGAAATTTTAGCCTTGGCTGGCGGCGTAGATTATTTACAAAGTCAATTTAATCGAGCTACGCAAGCCCTAAGACAACCAGGATCGACGTTTAAAATCTTTACTTATACGGCGGCAATTGAACAAGGAATATCCCCTAGCAAGGTTTATTCTTGTGCGCCACTAAGTTGGGGAGGTCAAACTTTTAATGGTTGCGAACGCAGTGGTGGCAGTACCGATATGTATCGGGGTTTAGCCCAGTCTGAAAATGCGATCGCTTTAAGGGTTGCTCAGGATGTAGGTTTAGATAATGTAGTGCAAATGGCTAGGCGTTTGGGTATTAAGTCTAAACTCAATTCTGTACCGGGCTTAGTATTAGGACAAAGTGAAGTAAATGTATTAGAAATGACTGGTGCTTTTGGGGTTTTAGCTAATCGCGGCATCGCCAATCGTCCCCATGCCATTAAGCGAATTATTGATAGTAGCGATTGTAAAGAGCAGGATAATGTTGATAGTTGTCGCGTGATTTATGAATATCAAAACGATCCGGCGCGTAATCAGGAAGTGCTATCGGCTCAAGTCGCCGATACGATGACTGGATTATTACAAGGTGCGGTGGAAGGAGGGACGGGAAGAAGTGCTTTTTTAGGATTAGGAGAGGCGGGAAAGACTGGAACTACTAATGATAATGTTGATTTATGGTTTATTGGTTATATTCCCAGTCAAGAATTAGTGACAGGAGTTTGGTTAGGTAATGATGATAATACTCCCACTGCTGGAGGTAGCGCTAATGCGGCACAATTGTGGGGAGATTATATGGAGAAAGTTGTGAGGTAA
- the lspA gene encoding signal peptidase II, with amino-acid sequence MPFKKNPLFWVAAPISLILDHLSKFWVVQTFELKVPPETLPLWPGVFHFTYVTNTGAAFSLFSNGGVNWLRWLSLAVSIGLMVLAWFGPRLNRWEQVGYGLILGGALGNGIDRFISGAVVDFLDFRLIRFPVFNLADVFINAGIICLLIAIFRNSPPPRNNSQQESE; translated from the coding sequence ATGCCTTTTAAGAAAAATCCCCTGTTCTGGGTTGCTGCTCCGATTAGCCTAATTTTAGATCACCTGAGTAAGTTTTGGGTCGTGCAAACTTTCGAGCTGAAAGTCCCCCCTGAAACACTGCCTTTGTGGCCGGGAGTATTTCATTTTACTTACGTTACTAATACTGGCGCTGCTTTTAGTTTATTTAGCAACGGTGGTGTAAATTGGTTACGCTGGCTTTCTTTAGCAGTGAGTATAGGTTTAATGGTATTAGCTTGGTTTGGGCCGAGGCTAAATCGCTGGGAACAGGTTGGCTACGGGTTGATTTTAGGGGGAGCGCTTGGCAATGGGATCGATCGCTTTATCTCAGGTGCAGTGGTGGATTTTCTGGATTTTCGGCTGATTCGGTTCCCGGTATTCAATTTGGCGGATGTATTTATCAATGCAGGGATTATTTGCTTGCTGATTGCAATTTTCAGAAATTCGCCGCCGCCAAGAAACAATTCTCAACAGGAGTCGGAATGA
- a CDS encoding biotin transporter BioY has translation MPAPIELLWAVVGLLLTIGGTFLEAFVANPALIWEHGLEPRSLGVTYQIGAVLLVGCLGGKTAAALSQIAYLALGLTLLPVFSQGGGFGYLQEPTFGYLLGFIPGAWLCGRFAFKMPPRLESLAFSCLCGLLSVHAIGLSYLVAAHFLQLTTIKTLPLMPAILKYSVYPLPGQLALVCAVTVLAFFLRCVMFY, from the coding sequence ATGCCTGCTCCCATTGAATTACTCTGGGCCGTTGTCGGTTTGCTCCTTACTATTGGCGGCACTTTTTTAGAAGCCTTCGTCGCCAATCCCGCCTTAATTTGGGAGCATGGACTAGAGCCGCGATCGCTTGGAGTTACCTATCAGATTGGAGCCGTCTTACTGGTGGGTTGTCTGGGAGGTAAAACCGCTGCTGCCCTTTCTCAAATCGCCTATTTAGCGTTAGGCTTAACCTTATTGCCAGTCTTTTCTCAAGGCGGCGGTTTTGGTTATCTCCAAGAGCCAACTTTTGGTTATTTGCTAGGTTTTATCCCTGGTGCATGGCTATGCGGTAGGTTTGCGTTTAAAATGCCACCACGATTAGAATCTCTTGCTTTTAGTTGTTTGTGCGGTTTATTAAGCGTTCATGCTATAGGTTTAAGTTATCTGGTTGCGGCGCACTTCCTGCAATTGACAACTATAAAAACCTTGCCGCTAATGCCAGCGATTCTGAAATACTCGGTTTATCCTCTGCCCGGCCAATTAGCATTAGTTTGTGCTGTTACAGTGTTAGCATTTTTTCTAAGATGCGTCATGTTTTATTGA